From the genome of Pseudonocardia sp. EC080619-01:
TGCGCGAGCTCGTGCACCAGGACGTAGTCGACGACCCAGCCGGGTGCGTCCCGGAGCCGTTCGCTGACCCGGATCGTGCGGTCGTCCGGCGTGCACGACGCCCACCGGGTCCGCATCGTCGGCACCCAGCGGATCGACACCGGTTCCGCGCGCCCCTCCAGCCAGCGCTTCGACAGCTCCCGACCCCGGGTCATCAGCGCGTCGTCGCCGCTGCGGCCCGGCGACCGGCGCCGGGCCTCGCTGGCCTCTATACGCTTGACCATCTCGGCGACCCAGTCGCGTTCCTGCTCGGCCGTCATCCAGCCGGGGATGAACACGACGACGCGGTCGCCCTCGCGCCGCGCACTGACCATCCGCTTCCGGCGGGCACTGCGACGGACCTCGACCGGGGGGCTAGCCATGCCCCCAGGGTAGGCCGCCGGAGCCACCGGGGTGAGCCGCCGGTCGGGCGCGGCGCTCCCGCCGGTCACGGCGCCGCCGGTGGCTCCCGCGCACCACCGTTGCTCCTGCGAACCTCCGTGTGGATCCCGTCCGGGCGCCCGCCGGATGCGTCACCGTGACGCGATGACCGCACCGCCCGGATCACCCGGCCTGCCCGGGAGGCTCGTCCTCGCGCCGCACCTCGGGGCGGTCGCGACCGGCCCACGTACCCGACGGATCGGCTCCGGTGCCCGCGGCCGCGTCCTCGACGACCTCTCCCCCGCCGCCGTCGCCGCGCTCGACCGGCTCGCGGACGGTCCCTGCGCCACCGGCGACCTGCTGGCCGGTGCACCGCCGGGCCCGCACCGCAGCGCGCTGGCAGGGCTGCTCGGTGTGCTGTGGCGGGCCGGGCTCCTGGCCGACCCCGATGCCGCCGACCGTGTCCGGCGGCACCGCGGGACCACGCTGGTCGAGGTCCGCGGGGACTCGGCGACGGCGGTCGCCGTCGTCGCCGGGCTGGCCGCGACCGGGATCGGGCAGGTGCATCCACGGGTGACGGGCCCGGTCGGGCCGGATGACGCCGCAGCCGGGTTGCCCCGGGCCGATCTCGGCCGGGCGCGCGACGAGGCGCTGCACGATCTGCTCCGGACGGCGGGGGTGCGTACCGGGCCGCCGGGCCGGGTGCCGCCGGACCTCGTCGTGCTGGCGGGCGCGCCGGAGCCCGGGCCGGACGGCGCCGTCGAACACCTCGTCGTCACGCTCCGCGACGGCCACGGCGTCGTCGGGCCGCTGGTGCTGCCCGGCCGCGGGCCCTGCCTGCGCTGCGCGGGCGCGGCCGCAGGCGTCCCCGGTCCCGGCCCGCGGACGGCCGAGCCGCACGTCGTCGCCGCGACGGGGGCGCTGGCCGTCGGGCAGGTGCTGGCCGCGCTGGACGGTCCGCTGCTCGGCGGTGCGCCGCCGGCGTCGTGGGCCGCCGAGCTCGAGATCGACCCCGCCACGGCGGCGATCACCGCCCGTGCGCTCCATCGGCAGCCGGACTGCCCGTGCGGCGGCACCACCGCGGCGTGCGAACCCCCCGCCGTGGGGTGGACAATCATGGTGTGAGCGACATTCCCCGACGCACGGCCGCACGGACCGTCAAGCTCGCCGGCCTGCCGCTCGGCGTCGCCGGCCGGGCGGCCGCCGGCTTCGGGCGCCGGCTCACCGGTGGCGACCGCGACGAGATCTCCGCCCAGCTCGCCGCGAAGAGCGCCGAGCAGCTGTTCGCCGTCCTCGGTGAGCTCAAGGGCGGCGCGATGAAGTTCGGGCAGGCACTGTCCGTGTTCGAGGCCGCCATCCCGGACGAGTACGCCGAGCCGTACCGCGAGGCGCTGACGAAGCTGCAGGCCGCCGCCCCGCCGATGCCGATGGACGACGTCGACTACATGCTGACCCAGCAGTTCGGCCGGTCCTGGCGGTCCCGCTTCTCGGAGTTCGACGAGGACCCGGCCGCCTCGGCCAGCATCGGGCAGGTGCACCGCGCGGTCTGGAAGCGCGACGGCCGCGAGGTCGCCGTCAAGGTGCAGTACCCGGGCGCGGAGGAGGCACTCCGCTCGGACCTGCGCCAGCTCGGCCGGATGAGCCGCATCCTCCAACCGCTGGTACCCGGGATGGAGATCAAGCCGCTCGTCGAGGAGCTCCGCAGCCGGATGGAGGAGGAACTCGACTACCGCGACGAGGCGACCTACCAGCGGGAGTTCGCCGCAATCTACGAGGACGACCCCGAGGTGAAGATCCCCCGGGTCGTCGGCTCGGCACCGAAGGCCGTCATCACCGAGTGGGTGCAGGGCCGTCCGCTGGCGTCGGTCATCCGCGAGGGCTCGGTCGAGGAGCGTGACCACGCCGGCGGCCGGCTGGCCCGGTTCCACTACTCCGCGCCGGACCGGGCGCACCTGCTGCACGCCGACCCGCACCCGGGCAACTTCGGCATCCTCGACGACGGCAGGCTGCTCGTCCTCGACTTCGGCGCGGTCGCCCGGATGCCCGACGGCATGCCGCCCGAGCTGGTCGCGATGACCAAGTACGCCCTGGAGGGCCGGGACGGCGACCTGATGGCGCTGATGCGGTCGGCGGGTTTCGTCCGCAGCGGTGCCCGGATCGACCAGCAGCAGGTCCTCGACTACCTGGCGCCCTTCACCGAGCCGCTGGAGACGGAGGAGTTCCACTTCAGCCGCCGCTGGATCCAGCGTCAGGCCGAGCGGGTCGGCGACCTGCGCAGCCCGGACGCCGCCATCGGCCGGGCGCTCAACCTGCCGCCGCGGTTCCTCCTGGTCCATCGGGTGACGATGGGGACGCTGGGCATCCTCTGCCAGCTCGACACCCGGGTGCGGCTGCGCGAGATCGTCGCCGAGTGGCAGCCGGAGATGTTCCGGCCGGACGCCCCGACGGGCTGACCTGCCGGGGCGCACCTCACCCGCGCCGGCGCAGGCCGTCGAGGGTCCGTTCCAGGGCCGCCCGCGCGGCGGCCCGGTCGGCGGTGGTCGTGCCCGGCCCGGCCAGCCACATCGCGAGCTCGTTCATCGCCCCCGACAGCAGGCGGGCCAGCGGCTCCACCGGCTGCGGTTCCAGCTCGCCGAGCCCGACCAGCCCGGCCAGCGCCTCGGCGAGGTGCCGGCCGGACGTGCGCTCGTCGATCTCCCGCCAGACGGGCCAGCCGAGCACGGCGGGCCCGTCGACCAGCATCACGCGCGCGGTGCCCGGCGCGGTGCTGGCATCGAGGAAGGCCCGGCACCCGGCGACGAGCCGGTCCCACGGGTCCTGTTCGGCCCGCGCCGCCTCCACCACGCGCTCGGCGACCCGGGCCTGCACCCGTTCCAGCACCGCCCCGAACAGGGCGACCTTGCCGTCGAACTGGTGGTAGAGCGCGCCCTTGGTCACCCCGGCGCCCGCCACGACCGCCGGGAGCCCGACGGCGCCGTAGCCCTCCCGGGCGAACAGTCGCTCCGCCTCGTCGAGCAGAGCGTCACGCGTCCGTGCACGCTGCTCGGCCCGCACCCCCACCACACACCTCCGGTTCACGGATCCTCGATTGACGTACCGAGGGTACGCCAGTACCTTTTCGCATACCGTGAGTATGTGAACTCGAGGAGGGGTCATGCTGACCAGCTGCTACCCGGTGCTCGCCACCGACGACGTCGCCACCGCCCGCGCGTTCTGGACCGGCCCGCTCGGCTTCGAGATCGTCTTCGACGCCGGGTGGTACGTCAGCCTGAGCCGGGAGGGCCACGAGCTCGCGCTCCTGCACCGCGACCACCCGACGATCCCCGCGGACTTCCGCGGACGCTCCGCGACCGGGGTGCTGGTGAACCTGGAGGTCGACGACGTCGACGCCGAATGGGATCGCCTCGCCGTCCGCGCCGGGCTGCCGGTCGCCCTGGAGCTGCGGGACGAGGACTTCGGGCAGCGCCATTTCATCCTGGCCGGGCCCGACGGGGTCCTGGTGGACGTGATCACCGAGATCCCGCCGTCGGCGGAGTTCGCCGCGGCCTTCACCGGAACGGCAACAGTCTGACGACGGCGCACACCCGCGGCTCCGGGGGCGCGGCCCGGCCCCGGCCCCGGCCCCGGCGCGCCGAGGTGAGCAGAGCAAAGGGGACTCCGGACCACCTGGTCAGAACCGGTGGGTGGACGTGGTGCAGACGCGGCGGTGCCCCGCCCGGACGGATCCGGACGGGGCACCTGTGATCGACGCGCGGCTCAGCCGGCGCGGCTCAGCCGGCGGTGCTGAGAACGCGGCTCAGCCGGCGGTGCTGAAAGCGCGGCTCAGCCGGCGCGGTGGCGCGCCCGCTCGGCCCGGGCCGCGGCCCAGGACGCGAGCCGGGCCCAGCCACGGCCTGCGGTGAGCCGGCGGGCGAGCCGATGCTGTTCGGCCACCCGTTGCGCCTCCTGCTGATGGGATCTCGCCAGGGCTTCCTGGATGAGCGTCATCGCGTTCTCCTGGTTCACGAGATGGGTGGTGACATCGCGGTGGACGATCGGGTGCTGGATCGGTGCGCTCGGCACCGTGGTCAGGTCGTTCATGTCGGGTTCTCCTTCGTCGGTCAGGGGTGCGGGCTCGTGACCCGGTGTCAGTTGCCGGCGGCCAGGGCGTAGGCCCGGTCGCGCTCCAGGTCGGCCTTGCGGGGGCGGCCCCTCGGACGCTTGCGCGGGATCACCCGGCCGCGCTCGAAGATCTCGCCGCCCCAGACCCCCCACGGCTCGCCGCGGTCCAGGGCGCCGGTCAGGCAGGCGTTCCTCAGCGGGCAGCCGCCGCAGAGCGCCTTGGCCTGCTCCAGCTCGCCGGGCGTCTCGGCGAACCACAGGTCGGCGTCGCCGTTGCGGCACGGCAGTGCCGACCACTGCTCGGCGGGCGGGCCGGTCTCCACGGCCCGCAGCCGCGTCTCGTCGGAACCGGCGCAGCCGCCACCGGTCGCATTCCGGATCACTCCGCCGTCACACGGAGCGGACCTCACGTACACGATCGACCTCCTCGATCGAACTTCTTCTTCTCGTCGGGACCGGAGCTGTGTTCTCAGCGCGGTGCTCTCTCTCGGGACGGATGGACGGATGGACGGACAAAAAAATCGGGGCCGCAGAACCCGTGTGCGTGGGTTCCGCGGCCCCGATGGACTGGGCGCGAGCGCTGAGGGGGTCAGGTACCCCCTCGGCGCCCGGGAACGGACGCACCTGTGGACTTGTGGAACCACGCGATCGGGCCGGAGATCATCGGGACGGCGGTCCCACCGCTCTCCGGGGACACGTCTCCCCCGGCGCGGAACGAGGTCGCAGCGGTCAGCCGGACCCCCTGCGGCCGACGGCGCACCCCGGAGCCGACCAGGTCGGCGAGGGCAGCGTGGGCGACCGCGTGCGGCACGACGGTCAGCGGCTCGCAGGCCACGGCGGTATCGATCGACGCGACGCCGACCGTCATCTCGGTCGTGCCCATGTCGATCACCTCCTCCGTGGTCCCGCCGTACGGTCTCCCGCGCGACGCATGCGTGAGCGGAGCGCTGCCCCACTCGGTGCCGATGACACTAGAAGCGCAGCGCAGACCGCTGCAACCGATTATTCGAAAGTCTCTCCGGAAGTTCACCCACGGCGGACCGAAGGTGGGTCCGGCGAGGGTCAGCGCTCCTCGTCGTGGTCGGCGAGCAGCCGCAGGACGTCGTCGCCGTACCGGTCGAGCTTGGCCGCACCGATGCCGGGGATCCCGACCAGCGCCGACGGTCCGGACGGCCGCTGCTCGGCGATCGCGGTGAGCGTCGCGTCGGTGAGGACGACGAAGGCCGGCACGTCCTGCTGCTTCGCCTCGCCCGCGCGCCACTGCTTGAGCCGGTCCAGCAGCTCCAGGTCCACGTCGGACGGGCAGTCGTCACAGCGCAGGAGCTTGGTCGCGGCGCTCCCGAACAGCGGGGACCCGCAGACCCGGCACTTCGGGCGGGCGGCGCCGGGCCGGCGCTCGCCGGCGACCCGGGACGCGGGGTGCGAGTCCGGGATCAGTCCGTAGAGGAACCGGGACCGGCGCCGTTTCGGGCCGCGCCCCGACGCCCGCGACAGCGACCAGGACATCGACAGCACCCGGCGGGCGCGCGTGACCCCGACGTAGAACAGCCGCCGCTCCTCCTCGACGGCGTGCTCGTCGTCGCCGGCGTGGCCGATCGGGAGCGTCCCATCGGCGAGGCCGACGAGGAACACCGCGTCCCACTCCAGGCCCTTCGCCGCGTGCAGCGACGCGAGCGTCACCCCCTGCACCACCGGGGCCTGCGCCGAGTCGGCCCGGGTGTCGAGCTCGGCACACAGCCGGGTCAGGTCGGCCTGCGGCTCGATCGCGGCGAGCTCCTCGGCCACCCCGACCAGTGCGAGCAGCGACTCCCACTGGGCACGCAGGGTGGCGCCCTTCGGCGGCTCGTCGGTGAGCCCGGCGCGGGCGCCGAGCACGGCGCGCGTCACGTCGACGAGATCGGTACCCGGCCGCTGGTCGGGCGCGGCGCCGCGCAGCGCGATCATCGCCCGGCGGACCTCCGGGCGGGCGAAGAACCGTTCACCGCCGCGCACCTGGTACGGCACGCCCGCGTCGGAGAGCGCCTGCTCGTACGCCTCGGACTGGGCGTTGATCCGGAACAGCACCGCGATCTCGGACGGCTCCGTCCCGTCGTTGAGGAGCGTCAGGATCCGGCCGGCGACGGCGGCGGCCTCGGCCGGCTCGTCGTCGTGCTCGGAGAAGTCCGGATCGGGCCCGGGCGGGAGCTGCCCGACGAGCTGCAGCCGCGACCCGGCGGGCCGGTGCCGCGCGGCCCCGATCAGCTGGTTGGCGCAACCGACGATCTGCGGGGTGGACCGGTAGTCGCGCTGCAGCCGGACGACGGCCGCGCCGGGGAACCGGCGCGGGAACTCCAGCAGGTAGCGCGGCGAGGCGCCGGCGAAGGTGTAGATCGTCTGGTTCGCGTCGCCGACGACCGTGAGGTCGTCCCGCTCGCCGAGCCAGGCGTCGAGCAGCCGCTGCTGCAGCGGCGTGACGTCCTGGTACTCGTCGACGACGAAGCAGCGGTACCGCGAGCGGAACTCCTCGGCGACCCCGGCGTGCTCCTCGAGCGCGACGGCCGTGTGCAGCAGCAGGTCGTCGAAGTCGAGCACCTCGGCGGCGTTCTTGAGCTCCTCGTAGGCGGCGTAGACCTGGGCGACCTGGTCGGCGGGGCCGGGGGTGTCCCGCTTGCGGCGAGCGGCCTCGGCCGCGTAGTCGACCGGGGCGACCAGCGACGACTTCGCCCACTCGATCTCGGAGCTCAGGTCGCGCAGTGCGTCGGAGTCGGTGCCGACCCTGGCCCGGGCGGCGGCCTGGCCGACCAGCCGGAACTTGCCGTCGAGCAGCGGCCAGGGCGACCCGCCGATCACCTGCGGCCAGAAGTAGCGGAGCTGGCGCAGGGCCGCCGCGTGGAAGGTCCGTGCCTGCACCCCACCGGCGTCGAGCTGCCGGAGCCGGGTCCGGAGCTCGCCGGCCGCGCGCGCGGTGAAGGTGACGGCGAGGACCTGCCCGGCGACGACGTGGCCCTGCCCCACCAGGTGCGCGATCCGGCGGGTGATCGTGCGGGTCTTGCCGGTGCCGGCACCTGCCAGCACGCAGACCGGGCCCCGTGGCGCGGTGACGGCCTCGCGCTGCTCGGGATCCAGCCCGTCCGCCCCCGTGGGGCTCTCCGGTCCCGGTGCCGCCCCGGTCCGGGTCGCACGAGCGGGACGGGGAGCAGAGGTTCGGGACGGCACCCACCCATCCTGACACCCGCCACCGACGCTTCCGGGGCGACCACCGGCCACGACGTGTCGCGGCCCACGGAAGATCGGGGGATCCCCGGTCGTTGTGCACGGTATGGCGGACCTGACGATGTACACGACCGGCTGGTGCGGCTTCTGCCGCCGGCTCAAGCTGCAGCTCGACGAGGCCGGGATCGGCTACCGCGAGATCGACATCGAGCGCGAGCCCGACGCGGTCGCGTTCGTCGAGAAGGCCAACGGCGGCAACCGCACCGTCCCCACCGTCGTCTTCCCCGACGAGTCGGTGGCGACCAACCCCAGCTTCGCGGAGGTCCAGCGGCGTCTCGCCGCCTGACCCCCTACGGAACTCCCACCACGGAGCGCGGCGGCCCGGGCGTGTGCCCGGGCCGCCGCCGTGTTCCTGGCCGGGGTCCGCTCAGCCGCCCGCGGCGGCCCAGGACTCCAGCATCGTGCGCGCGATCGAGACCGTCCCCGGGAGCATGACGACCGGGTCGGTCCGGTCCGGGGCGCCGGCATCGTCACGGGTGTCGTCACGGGAACCCCAGTCCCCGCGGGCCAGTGCCTCCCGCAGCCGGTCGCGGGTGATCCAGAGCGCGTCGGCGATCTCGCCGTCCTGCGGGCGCAGCGGCACGTCCGGGTCGCCGACCGCGTGGAAGCCGACCATCAGCGAACGCGGGAACGGCCAGGCCTGGCTGCCCAGGTACCGGACGTCGGTCACGTCGATGCCGACCTCCTCGCCGATCTCGCGGTGCACGCAGGCCTCCAGGGACTCGCCGGACTCGACGAACCCGGCGAGCACCGAGTAGCGCCCGACCGGCCACACCGGCTGGCGGGCGAGCAGCACGCGGTCGGCGCCGTCGTGCACCAGGCAGATGATCGCCGGATCGGTGCGGGGGTACTCCTCGTGCCCGTTCTCGCAGATCCGGGCCCAGCCTGCGGCGTGCGGACGCGTGCGGGTGCCGTCGACCGCGCAGAACCGGGCACGGTCGTGCCAGTTCAGGGTGGCCACGGCACCGGTGAGCAGCCCGGCCCCGAGCGGGTCGAGGAACGCGCCCGCGGCCCGCAGGTCCGCCCACTCCCCCGGGTCGTCCGCGGCGATCCAGGCCGGGCCGCCGCGCGCCGCCCAGTACGGGACGCCGTCGCGTTCGCCGAGCAGCACGGCCTCGGCCGGGGGCTCGGCGGCGAGGTCGGCACCCGCACGGGTGCGGACCTGCCCGTTCCGGCCGGCGGCGTCGTCCCAGGCGGCGGCGTCCGTCTCGCGGAACGACCGGCCCGGCCCGACCTCCCAGTCGACGGGCGTGCGCCCCGCCTCGTCGACCACGACGACGCGGGCCTTCGCCCAGGTCTCCTGCAGCCAGGCCGGATCGGCACGCCGGTTCTCGTCGCGGTCCAGCGCGTTGCGGGACAGGACCGGCTGTTCGGTCAGGTCGAGGTCACCGGGGCTCACGCGTCCGCCTCCGCCCGCCGGACCCCGCCGAGCGCGGTCAGCCGCGGTCCGACGACGTCCGCGTCACCGACGATCACGCCGGTGAACCGGGGCGGCGCGAACATCTCCGCCGCGACCTCGGCGACCTCGTCCACGGTGACCTCCTCCAGGCGTCGCGGACGGTCGCGGAGCCACTCGATGTCCAGTCCCGCCGCGTCGAGCGCGGACAGCGTCCCCGCCAGCGCGGACTGGCTGTCCAGCGACACGAGCAGCGAGCCGATCGCGTACCGGCGGGCCGAGGTGACCTCCTGCTCGGTCGGCGGGACGGCGACCATCCGGCCCAGCTCGTAGCGGGTCTCGAGCAGGGCGGCCGCGGTGACGTCCGAGGCGACGTCGGCGTCGAGGCCGAGCACCGCCCCGCCGGGGACGAACTCCTGCCCCGAGTGCGCCCCGTAGGTGTAGCCCTTGTCCTCGCGGATGTTCTCCATCCAGCGCGACGAGAAGTAGCCGCCGAACACCAGGTTCGCGATCTGGAAGGCGGTGTAGCGCTCGTCGGTGCGGTCCAGGCCGGGCGCGGTGAGCCGGAGCTGGGACTGGACCGACCCGGGCCGGTGCACGAGCTGGACGTCACCGACCGGCGGCACCGGCGGCTCGTCCAGCCGCCGTGCGGGATGGTCGCCGGTCCAGCCGCCGAGCCGGCGGGCGACCTCGTCGATCGCGGACTCGGGGTCGATGTCGCCGACGAGCACCAGTCGCGCACCGTCGGGGACGACGACGTCGGCGTGCAGGGCGCGCACCCGCTCCGGGGTGATCCCGGCGACGGCCTCGGCGGTGGGCATCTCGGAGACGATCGGGTGGTCGCCGAAGCGGCGGCGCATCAGCGCCTCGCGGGCGACGGTGCGTGGCTGGGCGCGGGCGACCGCGATCCGCTCGACGAGCCGGGCACGTTCGCGGAGCACCTCGTCGTCGGCGTGGGTGGCGCCGGTGAGCACGTCGGCCAGCACGTCGAGCACGACGGGGAGGCCGGACGCCAGCGCGGACCCGCCGGCCTGCAGCCACTCGGGATCGACACCGACACCCAGCTCGGCACCGACAGCGGCGAGGTCGTCGTCGAGCCCGACCCGGTCCCGGCCCGCGGTGCCGGTCAGCAGCGTCTCGGCGAGGACCTCGGTGCCCGCCGTCCAGCCGGCGTCGGCGGTGGGCCCGGCGGAGGCGGCCGGGATCCGGAGCAGGGTCTCGACCATCGGCACGCCCGGCCGGCGGGCGGCGAGCACCGTCAGCCCGTTCGGCAGCGTCCGGGTGACGACCTCGGGCAGCGGCACCTGCTCGGTGTGGCCGAGATCGGGCAGCGCGCGCGGGCCGCGCTCGGTGCGGCCGATCTCCTCGGCGCTGCGGTGGGTGCGGGTGGCGCTCACGCGGCACTCCCCTCTTCCCGGTCGTCGCCGGCGGCGGGCTCGACGGTCAGCACCGCGCGGCCCGCGGAACGGAGCCGGGCCGCGGCGGCGGCGACGTCGGACGTGGTCAGGGCGGCCAGCCGGGCGGGCAGCTCGAGGGTCAGCTCGGCGCGGCCGTAGAGCAGCTCCCGGGCGCCGAGGCCGAGCATCCGGTACATCACCCGGTCGTCCTCCCGGTGCAGGGCCGCGGACCAGCGCGCGGACTGGCGCGCGAGCTCGTCGGTGCCGGGGCCCTGCTCGGCGAGCCGGTCCAGCTCCTCGTCGACCGCGGTGATCACCCGGTCCGCGGGGACGTCC
Proteins encoded in this window:
- a CDS encoding M48 family metallopeptidase, whose translation is MASPPVEVRRSARRKRMVSARREGDRVVVFIPGWMTAEQERDWVAEMVKRIEASEARRRSPGRSGDDALMTRGRELSKRWLEGRAEPVSIRWVPTMRTRWASCTPDDRTIRVSERLRDAPGWVVDYVLVHELAHLLSAAHDDVFWSWVYRYPRTERAIGYLEGLNAAAALGISGVDGDPATEDEAPAPEIPDDQVAATGS
- a CDS encoding AarF/ABC1/UbiB kinase family protein, with translation MSDIPRRTAARTVKLAGLPLGVAGRAAAGFGRRLTGGDRDEISAQLAAKSAEQLFAVLGELKGGAMKFGQALSVFEAAIPDEYAEPYREALTKLQAAAPPMPMDDVDYMLTQQFGRSWRSRFSEFDEDPAASASIGQVHRAVWKRDGREVAVKVQYPGAEEALRSDLRQLGRMSRILQPLVPGMEIKPLVEELRSRMEEELDYRDEATYQREFAAIYEDDPEVKIPRVVGSAPKAVITEWVQGRPLASVIREGSVEERDHAGGRLARFHYSAPDRAHLLHADPHPGNFGILDDGRLLVLDFGAVARMPDGMPPELVAMTKYALEGRDGDLMALMRSAGFVRSGARIDQQQVLDYLAPFTEPLETEEFHFSRRWIQRQAERVGDLRSPDAAIGRALNLPPRFLLVHRVTMGTLGILCQLDTRVRLREIVAEWQPEMFRPDAPTG
- a CDS encoding TetR/AcrR family transcriptional regulator; amino-acid sequence: MNRRCVVGVRAEQRARTRDALLDEAERLFAREGYGAVGLPAVVAGAGVTKGALYHQFDGKVALFGAVLERVQARVAERVVEAARAEQDPWDRLVAGCRAFLDASTAPGTARVMLVDGPAVLGWPVWREIDERTSGRHLAEALAGLVGLGELEPQPVEPLARLLSGAMNELAMWLAGPGTTTADRAAARAALERTLDGLRRRG
- a CDS encoding VOC family protein, whose product is MLTSCYPVLATDDVATARAFWTGPLGFEIVFDAGWYVSLSREGHELALLHRDHPTIPADFRGRSATGVLVNLEVDDVDAEWDRLAVRAGLPVALELRDEDFGQRHFILAGPDGVLVDVITEIPPSAEFAAAFTGTATV
- a CDS encoding WhiB family transcriptional regulator produces the protein MRAVETGPPAEQWSALPCRNGDADLWFAETPGELEQAKALCGGCPLRNACLTGALDRGEPWGVWGGEIFERGRVIPRKRPRGRPRKADLERDRAYALAAGN
- a CDS encoding ATP-dependent DNA helicase UvrD2, coding for MDPEQREAVTAPRGPVCVLAGAGTGKTRTITRRIAHLVGQGHVVAGQVLAVTFTARAAGELRTRLRQLDAGGVQARTFHAAALRQLRYFWPQVIGGSPWPLLDGKFRLVGQAAARARVGTDSDALRDLSSEIEWAKSSLVAPVDYAAEAARRKRDTPGPADQVAQVYAAYEELKNAAEVLDFDDLLLHTAVALEEHAGVAEEFRSRYRCFVVDEYQDVTPLQQRLLDAWLGERDDLTVVGDANQTIYTFAGASPRYLLEFPRRFPGAAVVRLQRDYRSTPQIVGCANQLIGAARHRPAGSRLQLVGQLPPGPDPDFSEHDDEPAEAAAVAGRILTLLNDGTEPSEIAVLFRINAQSEAYEQALSDAGVPYQVRGGERFFARPEVRRAMIALRGAAPDQRPGTDLVDVTRAVLGARAGLTDEPPKGATLRAQWESLLALVGVAEELAAIEPQADLTRLCAELDTRADSAQAPVVQGVTLASLHAAKGLEWDAVFLVGLADGTLPIGHAGDDEHAVEEERRLFYVGVTRARRVLSMSWSLSRASGRGPKRRRSRFLYGLIPDSHPASRVAGERRPGAARPKCRVCGSPLFGSAATKLLRCDDCPSDVDLELLDRLKQWRAGEAKQQDVPAFVVLTDATLTAIAEQRPSGPSALVGIPGIGAAKLDRYGDDVLRLLADHDEER
- a CDS encoding glutaredoxin domain-containing protein, encoding MADLTMYTTGWCGFCRRLKLQLDEAGIGYREIDIEREPDAVAFVEKANGGNRTVPTVVFPDESVATNPSFAEVQRRLAA
- the nudC gene encoding NAD(+) diphosphatase — encoded protein: MSPGDLDLTEQPVLSRNALDRDENRRADPAWLQETWAKARVVVVDEAGRTPVDWEVGPGRSFRETDAAAWDDAAGRNGQVRTRAGADLAAEPPAEAVLLGERDGVPYWAARGGPAWIAADDPGEWADLRAAGAFLDPLGAGLLTGAVATLNWHDRARFCAVDGTRTRPHAAGWARICENGHEEYPRTDPAIICLVHDGADRVLLARQPVWPVGRYSVLAGFVESGESLEACVHREIGEEVGIDVTDVRYLGSQAWPFPRSLMVGFHAVGDPDVPLRPQDGEIADALWITRDRLREALARGDWGSRDDTRDDAGAPDRTDPVVMLPGTVSIARTMLESWAAAGG
- a CDS encoding pitrilysin family protein; this encodes MSATRTHRSAEEIGRTERGPRALPDLGHTEQVPLPEVVTRTLPNGLTVLAARRPGVPMVETLLRIPAASAGPTADAGWTAGTEVLAETLLTGTAGRDRVGLDDDLAAVGAELGVGVDPEWLQAGGSALASGLPVVLDVLADVLTGATHADDEVLRERARLVERIAVARAQPRTVAREALMRRRFGDHPIVSEMPTAEAVAGITPERVRALHADVVVPDGARLVLVGDIDPESAIDEVARRLGGWTGDHPARRLDEPPVPPVGDVQLVHRPGSVQSQLRLTAPGLDRTDERYTAFQIANLVFGGYFSSRWMENIREDKGYTYGAHSGQEFVPGGAVLGLDADVASDVTAAALLETRYELGRMVAVPPTEQEVTSARRYAIGSLLVSLDSQSALAGTLSALDAAGLDIEWLRDRPRRLEEVTVDEVAEVAAEMFAPPRFTGVIVGDADVVGPRLTALGGVRRAEADA